GCTTCCGGTGAAAAATCTGACGCTCGCCGATGGAAGCACTTGTCCGGTGGTTAGCGTTTATGATCTGGTACTGGCAAATTACGGCCTCGATCGCGGGCTGGAAGATGAAAACAGCGCGAAAGATTACGCTGAAATCAAACCTTACACCCCAGCCTGGGGCGAGCAAATTACCGGCGTACCGCGCCAGTATATTGAAACCATCGCCCGCGAATTTGCCGATACCGCCCATAAAACGCATGGGCGATCGATGATTATCCTCGGTGCTGGCGTCAACCATTGGTATCACATGGACATGAACTACCGTGGGATGATCAACATGCTGATCTTCTGCGGTTGTGTCGGGCAAAGCGGTGGCGGCTGGGCACACTATGTCGGTCAGGAAAAACTGCGCCCGCAAACCGGCTGGTTGCCGCTGGCCTTTGCGCTCGACTGGAACCGACCACCGCGCCAGATGAACAGCACCTCGTTTTTCTACAATCATTCCAGCCAATGGCGCTATGAAAAAGTCTCTGCTCAGGAGTTACTTTCACCGCTCGCCGATGCCAGTAAGTACAGCGGTCATCTGATTGATTTCAACGTTCGCGCCGAACGTATGGGCTGGCTACCTTCTGCGCCGCAGCTGGGGCGTAACCCGCTCGGGATTAAAGCTGAAGCCGACAAGGCCGGATTATCCCCCACAGAATTTACCGCCCAGGCGCTGAAATCGGGCGATTTACGCATGGCCTGCGAACAACCAGATAGCGGCAGCAATCATCCGCGTAATTTGTTTGTCTGGCGTTCTAACCTGCTTGGCTCCTCCGGCAAAGGCCACGAATATATGCAGAAGTATCTGCTGGGAACCGAAAGTGGGATTCAGGGTGAGGAACTCGGTGCCAGCGACGGGATCAAACCAGAAGAAGTCGAGTGGCAAACTGCGGCGATTGAAGGCAAGCTCGACCTGCTGGTGACGCTCGACTTCCGTATGTCCAGTACCTGCCTGTTCTCCGATATCGTTCTGCCCACCGCCACCTGGTACGAAAAAGACGATATGAACACCTCGGATATGCATCCGTTTATTCATCCGCTTTCTGCGGCGGTCGATCCGGCGTGGGAATCACGCAGCGACTGGGAAATCTACAAAGGTATTGCCAAAGCATTTTCGCAAGTGTGCGTAGGGCATCTTGGCAAAGAAACCGACGTGGTATTACAACCCTTACTGCATGACTCTCCGGCAGAACTCTCCCAGCCGTGTGAAGTGCTCGACTGGCGCAAAGGCGAATGCGATCTGATCCCGGGTAAAACCGCGCCCAATATTGTAGCGGTGGAACGCGACTACCCTGCTACCTATGATCGCTTTACCTCGCTCGGGCCATTGATGGACAAACTTGGCAACGGCGGTAAAGGGATTTCGTGGAATACCCAGGATGAAATCGATTTCCTCGGCAAACTCAATTACACCAAGCGTGATGGCCCGGCACAGGGGCGACCGCTGATTGACACCGCCATTGATGCATCAGAAGTGATACTGGCGCTGGCACCGGAAACCAACGGGCATGTGGCGGTCAAAGCGTGGCAAGCGCTGGGCGAAATCACCGGACGCGAACATACCCATCTGGCGCTGCACAAAGAGGACGAGAAGATCCGCTTTCGCGATATTCAGGCGCAGCCACGTAAAATTATCTCCAGCCCCACATGGTCTGGTCTGGAAAGCGATCACGTCTCCTACAACGCCGGATACACCAACGTTCATGAGTTAATTCCGTGGCGCACGCTGTCGGGACGCCAGCAGGTCTATCAGGATCATCCGTGGATGCGTGCCTTTGGTGAAAGCCTGGTGGCTTATCGTCCGCCTATCGACACCCGTAGCGTCAGTGAAATGCGCCAGATACCGCCAAACGGCTTCCCGGAAAGAGCACTTAACTTCCTGACGCCGCATCAGAAATGGGGCATTCACTCAACCTACAGTGAAAACCTGCTAATGCTGACGCTCTCTCGCGGTGGACCGATTGTCTGGATCAGCGAAACCGATGCCCGTGAATTGACCATTGTCGATAACGACTGGGTGGAAGTGTTTAACGCCAACGGCGCGCTGACTGCCCGCGCGGTGGTCAGCCAACGTGTACCGCCGGGTATGACCATGATGTATCACGCTCAGGAACGCATTATGAATATTCCTGGTTCGGAAGTAACCGGCATGCGCGGCGGCATTCATAACTCGGTCACCCGCGTTTGCCCAAAACCAACGCATATGATTGGCGGTTACGCGCAGCTGGCCTGGGGCTTTAACTACTACGGCACCGTCGGCTCGAACCGCGACGAATTTATCATGATCCGCAAGATGAAGAACGTTAACTGGCTGGATGATGAAGGTCGCGATCAGGTACAGGAGGCGAAAAAATGAAAATACGTTCGCAAGTCGGCATGGTGCTTAACCTCGATAAATGTATCGGCTGCCATACCTGTTCGGTGACCTGTAAAAACGTCTGGACCGGACGCGAAGGCATGGAGTACGCATGGTTTAACAACGTCGAAACCAAACCGGGCATTGGTTATCCGAAAAACTGGGAAGATCAGGAAGAGTGGCAAGGCGGCTGGGTCCGCGATGTCAACGGTAAGATCCGCCCGCGTCTGGGCAGCAAGATGGGGGTGATTACCAAAATCTTCGCCAACCCGGTGGTGCCGCAGATTGACGATTACTACGAACCTTTCACCTTCGACTACGAACATTTGCATAGCGCGCCAGAAGGTAAACACATTCCTACTGCCCGCCCACGTTCGCTGATTGACGGCAAACGGATGGACAAAGTGATCTGGGGGCCAAACTGGGAAGAACTGCTGGGCGGTGAGTTCGAAAAACGCGCTCGCGACCGCAACTTTGACGCCATGCAAAAGGAGATGTACGGTCAGTTTGAAAACACGTTCATGATGTACCTGCCGCGCCTGTGCGAACACTGCCTCAACCCCAGCTGTGTGGCGACCTGCCCCAGCGGCGCGATCTACAAACGCGAAGAAGACGGTATTGTGCTGATCGATCAGGACAAATGCCGTGGCTGGCGTTTGTGCATTAGCGGTTGTCCGTACAAAAAAATCTACTTCAACTGGAAAAGCGGTAAGTCAGAAAAATGCATCTTCTGTTATCCGCGAATTGAGTCCGGTCAACCGACCGTTTGCTCAGAAACCTGCGTGGGTCGTATTCGCTATCTTGGCGTGCTGCTTTACGACGCCGACCGCATCGAGGAAGCGGCGCGCACCGAGCGCGAAGTTGACCTCTATGAACGCCAGTGCGAAGTGTTCCTCGATCCGCACGATCCCTCAGTGATCGAAGAAGCCCTGAAACAAGGTATTCCACAAAACGTGATTGAAGCTGCCCAGCGTTCGCCAGTCTACAAAATGGCGATGGACTGGAAACTGGCGTTACCGCTGCACCCTGAATACCGCACCCTGCCGATGGTCTGGTACGTTCCTCCGCTGTCACCGATTCAGTCTTACGCTGATGCGGGCGGCTTGCCGAAAAGCGAAGGCGTGCTGCCCGCCATCGAAAGCCTGCGTATTCCGGTGCAATATCTCGCCAATATGTTGAGTGCCGGTGATACCGGTCCGGTACTGCGGGCGCTGAAACGGATGATGGCGATGCGCCACTATATGCGTTCACAAACCGTGGAAGGCGTTACCGATACCCGCGCCATTGACGAAGTAGGCCTGAGCGTCGCCCAGGTCGAAGAGATGTATCGCTACCTCGCCATTGCCAACTATGAAGACCGTTTTGTCATTCCAACCAGTCATCGGGAAATGGCGGGCGATGCCTTCGCAGAACGCAATGGCTGCGGTTTTACCTTTGGCGACGGTTGCCACGGCTCGGACAGCAAATTCAACCTGTTCAACAGTAGCCGTATCGATGCCATCAACATCACCGAAGTGCGCGACAAAGCGGAGGGCGAATAATGCAGATCCTCAAAGTGATCGGCCTGTTGATGGAGTATCCGGACGAGCTGTTGTGGGAATGTAAGGAGGACGCGCTGGCGTTGATCCGCCGCGACGCACCGATGCTCACCGATTTTGCACTCGACCTGCTCAACGCGCCGCTGCTGGATAAACAGGCCGAATGGTGTGAAGTGTTCGACCGCGGGCGCACCACGTCGCTGCTGCTGTTCGAACATGTTCATGCCGAATCCCGCGATCGAGGCCAGGCAATGGTGGACCTGCTGGCGGAGTATGAAAAGGTCGGTCTGCAACTGGATTGTCGGGAACTGCCCGATTATCTGCCGCTATACCTGGAGTACTTAAGTGTGCTGCCGGACGATCAGGCAAAAGAAGGATTACTCAACGTTGCGCCGATCCTCGCCCTGCTTGGCGGACGCTTAAAACAACGCGAGACACCGTGGTACGCGTTATTTGACGCCCTTTTGCAACTGGCAGGAAGTCCCCTGTCAAGTGACAGTGTCACAAAACAAATTCGTAGTGAAGAGCGTGACGACACCCGCCAGGCACTGGATGCGGTGTGGGAAGAAGAACAGGTGAAGTTTATTGAAGATAACGCCACGGCGTGTGACAGCTCGCCGCTTAATCAATATCAGCGACGCTTTAGCCAGGATGTCGCGCCGCAGTACGTCGACATCAGTGCGGGAGGTGGGAAATGATTCAGTATCTGAACGTCTTTTTTTACGATATCTACCCATACATTTGTGCGACGGTGTTTTTCCTTGGCAGCTGGCTGCGCTATGACTACGGGCAGTACACCTGGCGCGCCTCCTCGAGCCAGATGCTCGATAAACGCGGGATGGTGATATGGTCGAATCTGTTCCATATCGGCATTCTGGGGATCTTCTTCGGTCATCTGTTCGGCATGTTAACACCGCACTGGATGTACGCGTGGTTTTTACCAGTGGCAGCGAAACAACTGATGGCGATGGTGCTCGGCGGTATTTGCGGCGTGTTGACGTTGATTGGCGGTGCAGGACTGCTGTGGCGCAGGCTGACAAATCAGCGTGTGCGTGCTACTTCCACCACGCCGGATATTATCATCATGAGCATTTTGCTGATCCAGTGTCTGCTGGGGCTAAGTACCATACCGTTTTCAGCACAGTATCCTGATGGTAGCGAAATGATGAAGCTGGTGGGTTGGGCGCAAAGCATTGTCACTTTCCGTGGTGGATCGTCAGAAATGCTTAACGGCGTAGCGTTCGTTTTCCGCCTGCATCTGGTATTGGGAATGACCATCTTCCTGCTCTTTCCGTTCACCAGATTGGTGCATGTGTGGAGCGCGCCTTTTGAGTACTTTACTCGTCGGTACCAGATTGTGCGCTCGCGGCGATAATTCTGCTTTTAAAAACCGCCTGTGTTTCTCGCTATACGTTGACAGAAAACCAGGCGGTTTCAACCTTAATGATTATCTTCAAACTCTTCCAAAACATATTGAGCATGGAATTGAATACAGGGCCAGGATGAAGCTAAGCCAGCGCGAGCAGTGGGTACTTCATTGGCGGTGATGGTGCAAAAGCCTCTTCCAGGTGCCATTTCTTTTGCTATGGCTTCAACCAACTCTGGATGATGACTAAGGACAAACTCTAACGGGGTATAATCTAAGGGTAAATGACGTCCATGGTTTCGAAATGCCAGATATGGAGCTGTTACTCCACGAACAAAAATTTCTACAGGGAGTTGGGAAATGTGTTCTGCCAATAAATTCATATGCCCAAGCCGCGCTATGGCCGCAGCAGCCCAACAGCGGTTACTCCCATCGGCAGTTTGATCGTCCAGCAGGCTTGTCAGAACAGCAATCACATTCTCATTAGATTCATTAATTTCTGCAATCAATTTACAGGCATTCCATGCTTTGTCTGCATTTTTAACTTCTTGCAGCAAAGCAGGTAACGCCAGTTGACCTAGTTGTTTGAGTAATACTTCGTAATCGTCTAAAAGTAGACCCGGGGGTTTTCTGCCAAATATTTGCGCGATTAATTCTGCTATCCGTGCTTGTAAAGGCAAACTTTTCAGATATTGCCTCTCCTGTTTAGCCTGAGAATATTCAGGGAAATATTGTAATATTTGTTTTTTTGTCAGACTTAACGGGATCAACTCTCCAACCTCATCAGAGGCTATGGCGATAAAGTTTTTCTCCACTACCCCTTCACGTAAGAGTTGTAATCGTGCTTTTTTGGCCGCTTTCGGAAAAACACGCAAAAATTGCTCATACACCTCATTCCAGGCATCAAATGTTCCATTAATTGCAGCGAATTCATGGCATTCATTAGCCCATTGCTCGCATACTCTGTTAGGTTCATCATTGTGCTTCTGGTCTGCAGGCGACCAGCGTAAGTCCTGTGTGAGTTTTTCGACGGTTTGTGTAAATCCATTTTGCTGATAAACAGTAACAATAGAGGCCAAGCTTTCCTCGGTGCCAACTGCCAGACAAGGCCAGTCAATGACGTCCCCATCCCCATAGAAACAATGAAACATAGCGCCGTAGATATGTTCGCTTGGGTGTTCCTGATGTACATGTTTCACGGAAGCCACCATATAATTAATGGCCGCCGTTTCTATCCCTTGCCAGTCAAATTGTACTTGCTTCATAAAGCTATCCCTGTGAGGCAATATATAAAGTTAACCATTTTATCCTGATAGTTATTTCAACATGGCTTGCCAGGGATTAATTCAGAAAAGTGCCCTAAACAGGCTATGATAGTTCTCCAGCCACAGGAGAACGTTAATGAAACCGCAGGTTTATCACGTCGATGCTTTTACCGCTCAACCGTTTCGCGGCAATTCTGCCGGTGTTGTTTTCCCCGCCGATAATCTCAGTGAAGCGCAAATGCAGCTTATCGCCCGCGAATTAGGTCATTCGGAAACTGCTTTTCTGCTGCACAGCGACGACAGCGATGTGCGCATCCGCTACTTTACGCCAACGGTTGAAGTGCCGATTTGTGGTCACGCGACAGTAGCTGCGCACTATGTACGTGCAAAGGTGTTAGGTTTAGGAAATTGCATGGTCTGGCAAACGTCACTGGCAGGAAAACACCGCGTGACTATCGAAAAGCATAACGATGATTATCGTATTTCGCTGGAACAAGGTACGCCGGGCTTTGAGCCACCGCTGGAAGGTGAAACACGGGCGGCAATTCTCAACGCATTGCATCTTACCGAAGACAATATTCTGCCGGGTTTGCCGATCCAGGTGGCAACCACAGGACACTCAAAAGTAATGATCCCACTGAAACCAGAAGTGGATATCGACGCCCTTTCGCCTGATCTTGCTGCGCTGACCGCTATCAGCAAACAGATTGGCTGCAATGGTTTTTTCCCGTTCCAGATCCGCCCTGGCAAAAATGAAACCGATGGTCGTATGTTCTCACCAGCGATAGGTATTGTGGAAGATCCGGTGACCGGGAATGCCAATGGCCCGATGGGCGCATGGTTGGTACATCACAACTTACTACCCCACGATGGCAGCGTGTTGCGTGTTAAAGGCCATCAGGGGCGCGCACTGGGGCGTGACGGCGTGATTGATGTGACGGTGACAATTCGAGATAACCAACCGGAGAAAGTTACCATTTCCGGCACGGCGGTGATTCTTTTCCATGCTGAATGGGCCATTGATTTTTGATACCGTTGCCTGATGCGCTTCGCTTATCAGGCCTACAACCGGGCTAATGTGGGCCGGTTGTAGGCGTTTACGCCGCATCCGGCCCCTGGCACAAACTATTTCCCCGCCTCCGGATGCGTATCAAACGCCGCCATCACCAACGCCAGTTCATCCACAGTAAAGCCATGCTTTGCGTCATCTACGCCCAGACCAAACTGCTCCTGCATCACGGCATATAACGACGCCACATCCGCTAGATTTCGCTGCTCCACCGCGTGCCCATTTTCATAATGGGTAAAATGAAAATTGGTCAGTGTCAGTTTGCCACCGTCCGGCAAATGGCGGCACAACAGCAAATGATGGCGAAAATGCGATTGCGGCCAGTGCGCAGACCAGAAATTCCCCATCACATAATCACTTTGTTGTTGTTCACAGAGATCAAAACGGTACATCGACTGCCAGTGCTGATGATGATTAAACTGCAACACCCAATCATCACCCTCCTGTAACAACCGATACTCTCCGTGTGGCGTGATCTGCACGAGATCGGGAACTAAACGAATCGGCGCGGTTAGCGTCTGTCCACCGAAACCGACATCAGCAATCCATTTTTCCCCTTCCAGTTCCACCAACAACAAACGATGGGTGCGCGGCGGTAATGCTGGCGGATTAGATAACACTACGCGCCCTAACAGACTGCGTACCTGAAAACCCAGCTCGCGTAACACCCGCTCAAACACGCCATTCTGCTCAAAGCAGTAACCACCACGCCGGGCGAGCACCAATTTCTCTTCCAGCGATTGATCATCAAGCTGCATTTCTCTCGGCAGCAAAACATCGAGATTTTCAAATGGAATGGTGCAATTGTGTTTCAGGTGTAATGCGCGCAGCGTTTCGATATTGACCGCAGCCGCTCCCGACCAGTTAATGCGGGTAAAATAGTGATTCAGAATGGGCGTCATCAGGCGTTTCCGTTTGTGGTTTTCTCAATTTATAACCTGGAATAGACGCCGCACCGGCTATTTTGTGCGATCGCGGACATGCATCACGTTCGCAAATCGCCAATCCCGTTAATTTCGTTACTTATTGCGTTACGAGCTACGCTTTTAAAACACCCTTCTTAGCGAGGCGATACCGTGAGCCGATTCATCCCTGTCGAATTACACCATGCCAGCCGTCTGTTAAATCATGGCCCCACAGTTTTGATAACCAGTTTCGATGATAAATCTCAGCGACGTAATGTGATGGCTGCGGCCTGGTCGATGCCGGTAGAGTTTGAACCGCCACGTGTGGCGATTGTGGTAGATAAATCGACATGGACCAGGGAGTTGATTGAGCGTAACGGTAAATTTGGCATCGTTATCCCGGGCGTTGCGGCGACTAACTGGACGTGGGCGGTGGGAAGTGTGTCGGGTCGTGAAGAAGATAAATTTAATTGCTATGGCATTCCGGTTGTGAAAGGTCCGGTGCTTGGATTGCCGCTGGTTGAAGAGAAATGTCTGGCGTGGATGGAGTGTCGATTGCTACCAGCGACTTCTGCGCAAGAAAAATACGATACGCTATTTGGCGAAGTGGTATCGGCAGCGGCAGACGCACGAGTATTTGTCGAAGGCCGCTGGCAGTTTGATGATGACAAACTCAATACACTACATCATTTAGGTGCTGGCACGTTTGTTACCAGCGGGAAGCGAGTTACGGCGGGCTAAAGAATCATATGCAGCAACCAAGTTGCTTAAGCAATTTTCCATATGAGTTAAAAACATATTTTATCTCACGATTGCATATTTTTAGTGAAGATTAATTTATCCTCACCAACATCATAGTAATTGCGTATTATCGCCTCATTGATAAAGCCCTGTTTTGTATAAAATGCGCGGGCGGCACTAAAATCGATATGGCTAGAGATCTCTACTAAAAGTAGTCTTGCGTGATTGGGACAGATCAAGAAAAAGCAGTTTTGCAGTTTTTTATTTCAGGGCACAGTTGCGAAAATTGAATACCGTATGGACTAATGTGAGAAAATTCCGAGGTATGACTGTTTTGATATAGTGGACAATCAAGCGTCTCGAATTAACAATGAATTTCAGGTGCCAAGCCTTACAATTTGTAGCATGACGGATATAGGACAACATTAGGAAATCGGACAGAAAATTCATTATAATAAAATGACAACTTATCTCTTTCTCTCACGTTCTGTGAAATTTCACAAAAGTATAAACTGAGCCAATATGCCTTTATATATAAAAAATACTCATGTTTATTATTATCGGAAAAAGCCAAGATTTGATTAAGGCCATCAAAAATATCTTTCTCATGATCTATATGTACTCTTGATGATTTTACAATATCTTTTAATTCGCGGTAAATCTTATTAAATAGCGCAACCGATTCACTGTTATTGAATCCATAGTTGATAAAAAGACATGATTTAACATCCGATATTAGTAAGTCGTCATAATCTATCTCAATTCCACACAATTTCACGATATACTCAGCTATAGTATTACTTTGCAAGGACTCAACAACTGACAGTAAAACAGATGGATGCAATAATATTTCAAGAAGACTTCTGTCG
The nucleotide sequence above comes from Escherichia coli. Encoded proteins:
- the narZ gene encoding nitrate reductase Z subunit alpha, whose amino-acid sequence is MSKLLDRFRYFKQKGETFADGHGQVMHSNRDWEDSYRQRWQFDKIVRSTHGVNCTGSCSWKIYVKNGLVTWEIQQTDYPRTRPDLPNHEPRGCPRGASYSWYLYSANRLKYPLIRKRLIELWREALKQHSDPVLAWASIMNDPQKCLSYKQVRGRGGFIRSNWQELNQLIAAANVWTIKTYGPDRVAGFSPIPAMSMVSYAAGTRYLSLLGGTCLSFYDWYCDLPPASPMTWGEQTDVPESADWYNSSYIIAWGSNVPQTRTPDAHFFTEVRYKGTKTIAITPDYSEVAKLCDQWLAPKQGTDSALAMAMGHVILKEFHLDNPSDYFINYCRRYSDMPMLVMLEPRDDGSYVPGRMIRASDLVDGLGESNNPQWKTVAVNTTGELVVPNGSIGFRWGEKGKWNLESIAAGTETELALTLLGQHDTVAGVAFPYFGGIENPHFRSVKHDPILVRQLPVKNLTLADGSTCPVVSVYDLVLANYGLDRGLEDENSAKDYAEIKPYTPAWGEQITGVPRQYIETIAREFADTAHKTHGRSMIILGAGVNHWYHMDMNYRGMINMLIFCGCVGQSGGGWAHYVGQEKLRPQTGWLPLAFALDWNRPPRQMNSTSFFYNHSSQWRYEKVSAQELLSPLADASKYSGHLIDFNVRAERMGWLPSAPQLGRNPLGIKAEADKAGLSPTEFTAQALKSGDLRMACEQPDSGSNHPRNLFVWRSNLLGSSGKGHEYMQKYLLGTESGIQGEELGASDGIKPEEVEWQTAAIEGKLDLLVTLDFRMSSTCLFSDIVLPTATWYEKDDMNTSDMHPFIHPLSAAVDPAWESRSDWEIYKGIAKAFSQVCVGHLGKETDVVLQPLLHDSPAELSQPCEVLDWRKGECDLIPGKTAPNIVAVERDYPATYDRFTSLGPLMDKLGNGGKGISWNTQDEIDFLGKLNYTKRDGPAQGRPLIDTAIDASEVILALAPETNGHVAVKAWQALGEITGREHTHLALHKEDEKIRFRDIQAQPRKIISSPTWSGLESDHVSYNAGYTNVHELIPWRTLSGRQQVYQDHPWMRAFGESLVAYRPPIDTRSVSEMRQIPPNGFPERALNFLTPHQKWGIHSTYSENLLMLTLSRGGPIVWISETDARELTIVDNDWVEVFNANGALTARAVVSQRVPPGMTMMYHAQERIMNIPGSEVTGMRGGIHNSVTRVCPKPTHMIGGYAQLAWGFNYYGTVGSNRDEFIMIRKMKNVNWLDDEGRDQVQEAKK
- the narH gene encoding nitrate reductase subunit beta — protein: MKIRSQVGMVLNLDKCIGCHTCSVTCKNVWTGREGMEYAWFNNVETKPGIGYPKNWEDQEEWQGGWVRDVNGKIRPRLGSKMGVITKIFANPVVPQIDDYYEPFTFDYEHLHSAPEGKHIPTARPRSLIDGKRMDKVIWGPNWEELLGGEFEKRARDRNFDAMQKEMYGQFENTFMMYLPRLCEHCLNPSCVATCPSGAIYKREEDGIVLIDQDKCRGWRLCISGCPYKKIYFNWKSGKSEKCIFCYPRIESGQPTVCSETCVGRIRYLGVLLYDADRIEEAARTEREVDLYERQCEVFLDPHDPSVIEEALKQGIPQNVIEAAQRSPVYKMAMDWKLALPLHPEYRTLPMVWYVPPLSPIQSYADAGGLPKSEGVLPAIESLRIPVQYLANMLSAGDTGPVLRALKRMMAMRHYMRSQTVEGVTDTRAIDEVGLSVAQVEEMYRYLAIANYEDRFVIPTSHREMAGDAFAERNGCGFTFGDGCHGSDSKFNLFNSSRIDAINITEVRDKAEGE
- the narW gene encoding nitrate reductase molybdenum cofactor assembly chaperone gives rise to the protein MQILKVIGLLMEYPDELLWECKEDALALIRRDAPMLTDFALDLLNAPLLDKQAEWCEVFDRGRTTSLLLFEHVHAESRDRGQAMVDLLAEYEKVGLQLDCRELPDYLPLYLEYLSVLPDDQAKEGLLNVAPILALLGGRLKQRETPWYALFDALLQLAGSPLSSDSVTKQIRSEERDDTRQALDAVWEEEQVKFIEDNATACDSSPLNQYQRRFSQDVAPQYVDISAGGGK
- the narI gene encoding respiratory nitrate reductase subunit gamma, whose product is MIQYLNVFFYDIYPYICATVFFLGSWLRYDYGQYTWRASSSQMLDKRGMVIWSNLFHIGILGIFFGHLFGMLTPHWMYAWFLPVAAKQLMAMVLGGICGVLTLIGGAGLLWRRLTNQRVRATSTTPDIIIMSILLIQCLLGLSTIPFSAQYPDGSEMMKLVGWAQSIVTFRGGSSEMLNGVAFVFRLHLVLGMTIFLLFPFTRLVHVWSAPFEYFTRRYQIVRSRR
- a CDS encoding DUF4303 domain-containing protein — protein: MKQVQFDWQGIETAAINYMVASVKHVHQEHPSEHIYGAMFHCFYGDGDVIDWPCLAVGTEESLASIVTVYQQNGFTQTVEKLTQDLRWSPADQKHNDEPNRVCEQWANECHEFAAINGTFDAWNEVYEQFLRVFPKAAKKARLQLLREGVVEKNFIAIASDEVGELIPLSLTKKQILQYFPEYSQAKQERQYLKSLPLQARIAELIAQIFGRKPPGLLLDDYEVLLKQLGQLALPALLQEVKNADKAWNACKLIAEINESNENVIAVLTSLLDDQTADGSNRCWAAAAIARLGHMNLLAEHISQLPVEIFVRGVTAPYLAFRNHGRHLPLDYTPLEFVLSHHPELVEAIAKEMAPGRGFCTITANEVPTARAGLASSWPCIQFHAQYVLEEFEDNH
- the yddE gene encoding PhzF family isomerase, whose protein sequence is MKPQVYHVDAFTAQPFRGNSAGVVFPADNLSEAQMQLIARELGHSETAFLLHSDDSDVRIRYFTPTVEVPICGHATVAAHYVRAKVLGLGNCMVWQTSLAGKHRVTIEKHNDDYRISLEQGTPGFEPPLEGETRAAILNALHLTEDNILPGLPIQVATTGHSKVMIPLKPEVDIDALSPDLAALTAISKQIGCNGFFPFQIRPGKNETDGRMFSPAIGIVEDPVTGNANGPMGAWLVHHNLLPHDGSVLRVKGHQGRALGRDGVIDVTVTIRDNQPEKVTISGTAVILFHAEWAIDF
- the nhoA gene encoding N-hydroxyarylamine O-acetyltransferase, translating into MTPILNHYFTRINWSGAAAVNIETLRALHLKHNCTIPFENLDVLLPREMQLDDQSLEEKLVLARRGGYCFEQNGVFERVLRELGFQVRSLLGRVVLSNPPALPPRTHRLLLVELEGEKWIADVGFGGQTLTAPIRLVPDLVQITPHGEYRLLQEGDDWVLQFNHHQHWQSMYRFDLCEQQQSDYVMGNFWSAHWPQSHFRHHLLLCRHLPDGGKLTLTNFHFTHYENGHAVEQRNLADVASLYAVMQEQFGLGVDDAKHGFTVDELALVMAAFDTHPEAGK
- the yddH gene encoding flavin reductase family protein, which produces MSRFIPVELHHASRLLNHGPTVLITSFDDKSQRRNVMAAAWSMPVEFEPPRVAIVVDKSTWTRELIERNGKFGIVIPGVAATNWTWAVGSVSGREEDKFNCYGIPVVKGPVLGLPLVEEKCLAWMECRLLPATSAQEKYDTLFGEVVSAAADARVFVEGRWQFDDDKLNTLHHLGAGTFVTSGKRVTAG